A single window of Oncorhynchus keta strain PuntledgeMale-10-30-2019 chromosome 34, Oket_V2, whole genome shotgun sequence DNA harbors:
- the LOC118367536 gene encoding NADH dehydrogenase (ubiquinone) complex I, assembly factor 6-like isoform X2 has product MSSWLRQVKDSVSQKTIGLMRMQFWKTTVEEIYRDDPPVQPVSAELWRAVKKHYLTKRWMLRIISEREKDMEDRAYRNLQELEAYSENTQSSLLYLLLESLGVKDVHADHAASHIGKAQGIVTCLRATPYHSSRRKVYLPMDICMLHRASQEDFIRGSREQNVRDVVYDIASQAHVHLQHARSFSKNIPASAFPAFLQTVVLEDYLQRVRRVDFDVFHPSLQKRNPLIPIQLYFRSWKKTY; this is encoded by the exons ATGTCGAGCTGGCTCAGGCAG GTGAAGGACTCTGTTTCCCAGAAGACCATAGGTCTGATGCGGATGCAGTTCTGGAAGACTACAGTGGAGGAAATCTACAGGGACGACCCCCCAGTGCAGCCTGTCAGTGCAGAACTATGGAGG GCGGTGAAGAAACACTACCTGACAAAGAGGTGGATGCTTAGAATAATCTCTGAGAGA GAGAAAGACATGGAAGACAGAGCTTATAGAAACCTCCAGGAGTTGGAGGCCTATTCAGAGAATACCCAGTCCTCACTACTGTACCTTCTTCTGGAGAGTTTAG gtgtgaaagatGTCCATGCTGATCATGCTGCCAGCCACATTGGTAAGGCCCAGGGGATCGTGACGTGCCTAAGAGCCACGCCCTACCACAGCAGCAGACGCAAAGTCTACCTACCTATGGACATCTGCATGCTG CACAGAGCCTCCCAGGAGGACTTCATCCGAGGAAGCCGGGAACAGAATGTGAGAGATGTGGTATATGACATTGCCAGCCAAGCCCACGTACACCTACAACAC GCCAGATCCTTCAGCAAGAACATACCAGCTTCCGCTTTCCCTGCCTTCCTCCAGACA GTGGTGCTGGAGGACTACCTTCAAAGGGTGCGGAGGGTAGACTTTGATGTGTTCCATCCCAGCCTACAGAAAAGAAACCCACTGATCCCCATCCAGCTCTATTTCCGCTCCTGGAAGAAGACCTATTGA
- the LOC118367536 gene encoding NADH dehydrogenase (ubiquinone) complex I, assembly factor 6-like isoform X1, which yields MNMASGISAKHGLLTTKCSVFHSLQRNILPHAICIQRPTEVKCIRASTNSTAESRHNEKYCIDIVRSRDYDGFVSSLLLPEDARRSSLALRAFNVELAQVKDSVSQKTIGLMRMQFWKTTVEEIYRDDPPVQPVSAELWRAVKKHYLTKRWMLRIISEREKDMEDRAYRNLQELEAYSENTQSSLLYLLLESLGVKDVHADHAASHIGKAQGIVTCLRATPYHSSRRKVYLPMDICMLHRASQEDFIRGSREQNVRDVVYDIASQAHVHLQHARSFSKNIPASAFPAFLQTVVLEDYLQRVRRVDFDVFHPSLQKRNPLIPIQLYFRSWKKTY from the exons ATGAACATGGCATCTGGCATTAGTGCAAAGCATGGATTATTAACCACAAAATGTTCGGTGTTTCACTCACTCCAAAGAAATATATTGCCACACGCTATTTGTATTCAACGACCTACCGAAGTAAAATGTATACGAGCTTCAACAAACTCTACTGCAGAATCTCGGCATAACGAAAAATACTGTATCGATATTGTGAG GTCTCGGGACTATGACGGTTTTGTGTCCTCCCTGCTTCTCCCTGAGGATGCCCGGCGCTCCTCACTGGCCCTGAGGGCCTTCAATGTCGAGCTGGCTCAG GTGAAGGACTCTGTTTCCCAGAAGACCATAGGTCTGATGCGGATGCAGTTCTGGAAGACTACAGTGGAGGAAATCTACAGGGACGACCCCCCAGTGCAGCCTGTCAGTGCAGAACTATGGAGG GCGGTGAAGAAACACTACCTGACAAAGAGGTGGATGCTTAGAATAATCTCTGAGAGA GAGAAAGACATGGAAGACAGAGCTTATAGAAACCTCCAGGAGTTGGAGGCCTATTCAGAGAATACCCAGTCCTCACTACTGTACCTTCTTCTGGAGAGTTTAG gtgtgaaagatGTCCATGCTGATCATGCTGCCAGCCACATTGGTAAGGCCCAGGGGATCGTGACGTGCCTAAGAGCCACGCCCTACCACAGCAGCAGACGCAAAGTCTACCTACCTATGGACATCTGCATGCTG CACAGAGCCTCCCAGGAGGACTTCATCCGAGGAAGCCGGGAACAGAATGTGAGAGATGTGGTATATGACATTGCCAGCCAAGCCCACGTACACCTACAACAC GCCAGATCCTTCAGCAAGAACATACCAGCTTCCGCTTTCCCTGCCTTCCTCCAGACA GTGGTGCTGGAGGACTACCTTCAAAGGGTGCGGAGGGTAGACTTTGATGTGTTCCATCCCAGCCTACAGAAAAGAAACCCACTGATCCCCATCCAGCTCTATTTCCGCTCCTGGAAGAAGACCTATTGA
- the LOC118367536 gene encoding NADH dehydrogenase (ubiquinone) complex I, assembly factor 6-like isoform X3, with protein sequence MRMQFWKTTVEEIYRDDPPVQPVSAELWRAVKKHYLTKRWMLRIISEREKDMEDRAYRNLQELEAYSENTQSSLLYLLLESLGVKDVHADHAASHIGKAQGIVTCLRATPYHSSRRKVYLPMDICMLHRASQEDFIRGSREQNVRDVVYDIASQAHVHLQHARSFSKNIPASAFPAFLQTVVLEDYLQRVRRVDFDVFHPSLQKRNPLIPIQLYFRSWKKTY encoded by the exons ATGCGGATGCAGTTCTGGAAGACTACAGTGGAGGAAATCTACAGGGACGACCCCCCAGTGCAGCCTGTCAGTGCAGAACTATGGAGG GCGGTGAAGAAACACTACCTGACAAAGAGGTGGATGCTTAGAATAATCTCTGAGAGA GAGAAAGACATGGAAGACAGAGCTTATAGAAACCTCCAGGAGTTGGAGGCCTATTCAGAGAATACCCAGTCCTCACTACTGTACCTTCTTCTGGAGAGTTTAG gtgtgaaagatGTCCATGCTGATCATGCTGCCAGCCACATTGGTAAGGCCCAGGGGATCGTGACGTGCCTAAGAGCCACGCCCTACCACAGCAGCAGACGCAAAGTCTACCTACCTATGGACATCTGCATGCTG CACAGAGCCTCCCAGGAGGACTTCATCCGAGGAAGCCGGGAACAGAATGTGAGAGATGTGGTATATGACATTGCCAGCCAAGCCCACGTACACCTACAACAC GCCAGATCCTTCAGCAAGAACATACCAGCTTCCGCTTTCCCTGCCTTCCTCCAGACA GTGGTGCTGGAGGACTACCTTCAAAGGGTGCGGAGGGTAGACTTTGATGTGTTCCATCCCAGCCTACAGAAAAGAAACCCACTGATCCCCATCCAGCTCTATTTCCGCTCCTGGAAGAAGACCTATTGA
- the LOC118367539 gene encoding N-acetylglucosamine-1-phosphodiester alpha-N-acetylglucosaminidase-like, whose amino-acid sequence MATVSINCHFALVLIWHGIWLSECNNIGYLRTPTAITMDPPTPTVMSETASPLSMATSPTSNHTGVPAAESKVFISDVPGTTRWVTGHIVLEPRGCGVNQREAVEETANNARCLCAQNGGFFGTRTGECLGNVVSDGVQVRDSRGEQNAQFGIRRDVTLFFGYRSDEANPIVQLVSGVVWLLRDSQVYINQSIDAECARRQVATEGY is encoded by the exons ATGGCAACAGTTTCAATTAATTGTCACTTTGCATTGGTCCTGATATGGCATGGTATTTGGCTTTCGGAGTGCAACAATATTGG GTATCTCCGTACTCCTACGGCCATAACCATGGACCCTCCCACTCCCACCGTCATGTCCGAGACTGCCAGCCCGTTGTCCATGGCAACGTCGCCCACCAGCAACCACACTGGGGTGCCCGCGGCTGAGTCCAAAGTCTTCATCTCTGACGTCCCTGGCACAACCCGATGGGTCACAG GTCACATTGTGCTGGAGCCCAGGGGGTGCGGGGTGAACCAGCGGGAGGCAGTGGAGGAAACGGCTAACAACGCCAGGTGTCTCTGTGCCCAGAATGGAGGGTTCTTTGGTACTAGGACTGGGGAGTGTTTGGGGAATGTAGTCAGTGACGGGGTGCAAGTGAGGGACAGCCGAGGGGAGCAGAATGCCCAGTTTGGCATCAGGAGGGACGTTACACTGTTTTTTGG TTATCGCTCTGATGAGGCCAACCCCATTGTGCAGTTAGTCAGTGGGGTGGTGTGGCTCCTCCGAGACAGCCAGGTCTACATTAACCAGAGCATAGATGCTGAGTGTGCAAGGAGACAGGTCGCTACTGAAGGATACTGA